The proteins below are encoded in one region of Paenisporosarcina cavernae:
- a CDS encoding aldehyde dehydrogenase family protein, translating into MQLQNYIGGKWQNYTGEFAAVLNPATGEELAQVPLSTNEEVESAVSAAKKAQKEWALVPAPKRADYLYEVARIMKEKKEHLAQVLTKEMGKVIEEGRGEVQEGIDMAYYMAGEGRRLFGETTPSELANKFAMSVRAPIGVVGLITPWNFPVAIATWKSFPAIVAGNTFLWKPATETPMMAYEMAKVFEEAGLPPGVANIVFGSGSTVGTAMIEHPDVKVISFTGSTETGKSVAELGGRHLKKVSLEMGGKNAVIVMDDADLDLAVEGILWSAFGTAGQRCTACSRVIVHKDVKKELEQKLLTAMEGLTIGNGLDESVKIGPVINEKAMEKIASYIEVGKSEGATLLAGGTSLTDGELANGQYFAPTLFSDVKWDSRLAQEEIFGPVVSLIEVNSLEEAIEVNNSVKYGLSSSIFSRDVNKVFRAVRDLDTGIVYVNAGTTGAEIHLPFGGTKGTGNGHRDSGVAALDVYTEWKSVYIDYSGKLQRAQIDTE; encoded by the coding sequence ATGCAGTTACAAAATTACATCGGGGGAAAATGGCAAAATTATACAGGAGAGTTTGCGGCAGTATTGAATCCTGCAACGGGAGAAGAGCTAGCTCAAGTGCCTCTTTCGACAAATGAAGAAGTAGAATCTGCAGTAAGTGCTGCAAAAAAAGCGCAAAAAGAATGGGCATTAGTTCCGGCACCAAAACGTGCGGATTATTTATATGAAGTAGCCCGGATTATGAAAGAAAAGAAAGAACATTTAGCTCAAGTATTAACAAAAGAAATGGGCAAAGTGATTGAAGAAGGCAGAGGGGAAGTTCAAGAAGGAATAGATATGGCCTATTACATGGCAGGAGAAGGTCGTCGCTTATTCGGGGAGACGACACCATCGGAGCTTGCGAATAAATTTGCGATGAGTGTTCGTGCGCCAATTGGTGTTGTAGGACTGATTACGCCATGGAATTTCCCTGTTGCGATTGCCACGTGGAAATCGTTCCCAGCGATTGTTGCAGGAAATACGTTCCTGTGGAAGCCAGCAACGGAAACTCCGATGATGGCCTATGAAATGGCAAAAGTATTTGAGGAAGCCGGCTTGCCTCCTGGCGTAGCGAATATTGTTTTTGGTTCGGGTTCTACAGTTGGTACAGCGATGATCGAACATCCAGACGTTAAAGTGATTTCGTTCACTGGTTCCACAGAGACTGGAAAGTCAGTGGCGGAGCTGGGGGGAAGACACTTAAAGAAAGTATCGCTTGAAATGGGTGGTAAAAATGCTGTTATCGTCATGGATGATGCGGATTTAGATCTAGCAGTAGAAGGTATTTTGTGGAGTGCTTTTGGAACGGCAGGACAACGTTGCACAGCATGTAGCCGAGTGATTGTGCACAAGGACGTGAAAAAAGAGTTAGAACAAAAATTGTTGACTGCGATGGAAGGGTTAACGATTGGGAATGGGTTGGACGAGTCAGTAAAAATTGGTCCTGTCATTAATGAGAAAGCGATGGAGAAAATCGCATCGTATATAGAAGTTGGAAAGTCCGAAGGTGCAACGCTTCTAGCAGGAGGTACTTCATTAACCGACGGAGAACTTGCGAACGGACAATACTTTGCACCGACGCTCTTCTCGGATGTGAAATGGGATAGCAGGCTGGCACAAGAGGAGATTTTTGGACCAGTCGTTTCGCTCATAGAAGTAAACTCGCTTGAAGAAGCAATTGAAGTAAATAATAGCGTGAAATATGGCTTGTCGAGTTCTATATTCTCTCGTGATGTGAATAAAGTATTCCGTGCGGTTCGAGATTTGGACACGGGAATTGTGTACGTCAATGCCGGGACAACTGGGGCAGAAATTCACTTACCATTTGGAGGAACAAAAGGTACTGGTAATGGACATCGCGATAGCGGAGTAGCGGCACTCGACGTTTATACAGAGTGGAAAAGTGTGTACATCGATTACAGCGGCAAGCTGCAACGTGCACAAATCGATACAGAATAA
- a CDS encoding saccharopine dehydrogenase family protein has protein sequence MKVVVLGAGLMGKEAARDLVQSEQVEHVYLCDLDVGQATLFAQNLGNDKLHIERLDANDDADLKRVMSLGDVVINALFYSFNEKVARTAIEVGVHSVDLGGHIGGATDAVLEMKAAAEHKGVTLIPDLGVAPGMINILAGYGASKLDNVELIKLFVGGIPLDPEGPLKYNIVFSLDGVMDHYSDSSHMIRDGKLMEVESLTEVEPIHFDGFGTLEAFHTSGGTSTLTKTFPHVQTMEYKTIRYPGHAEKFKLLVDLGLTQKDRMVHINGQEINTREVLKEALTPRLLLGDKQDAVLLRVIVSGEKNDERVTYEYEMVTKKDTSHNVTAMARATANTISVVAQMIGKGQIVKRGVYPPEQIVPGDIYLQEMAKRGVIIEESIRKSAPIVKG, from the coding sequence ATGAAAGTAGTTGTACTAGGTGCAGGTTTGATGGGGAAAGAAGCGGCACGAGATTTGGTACAAAGTGAGCAAGTAGAACACGTTTACTTATGTGACTTGGATGTTGGGCAGGCAACATTGTTTGCGCAAAACTTAGGGAACGACAAGCTACACATTGAACGATTAGATGCGAATGATGATGCAGATTTGAAACGGGTAATGTCGCTTGGTGACGTCGTGATTAATGCACTCTTTTATTCATTTAACGAAAAAGTGGCACGCACAGCAATTGAAGTGGGAGTTCACTCCGTTGATTTAGGTGGACATATTGGTGGCGCGACGGATGCGGTATTGGAAATGAAAGCTGCAGCGGAACATAAAGGTGTCACACTCATCCCAGATTTAGGGGTAGCTCCAGGGATGATTAATATTTTGGCAGGATACGGGGCGAGCAAACTCGACAATGTAGAACTCATTAAATTGTTTGTTGGCGGAATTCCACTCGATCCAGAAGGGCCATTAAAGTACAACATTGTGTTTTCATTAGATGGAGTTATGGATCATTATTCCGATTCATCTCACATGATTCGAGATGGAAAGCTGATGGAAGTAGAGTCATTAACGGAAGTGGAACCGATCCATTTTGACGGCTTCGGTACGCTTGAAGCATTCCATACTTCCGGCGGGACATCCACGTTAACAAAAACATTTCCACACGTCCAAACAATGGAATATAAAACAATTCGGTACCCAGGGCATGCCGAAAAGTTTAAATTGCTAGTGGATTTAGGGTTAACGCAAAAAGATCGGATGGTCCATATTAACGGCCAAGAGATTAACACTCGAGAAGTCCTAAAAGAAGCACTTACTCCGAGATTGTTATTAGGAGACAAACAAGATGCCGTGTTGCTTCGAGTGATTGTTTCAGGTGAAAAGAACGACGAACGTGTCACATACGAATACGAAATGGTCACGAAAAAAGACACTTCCCACAATGTGACCGCAATGGCCCGTGCGACGGCAAATACTATTTCGGTTGTCGCACAAATGATTGGCAAAGGACAAATTGTAAAGCGCGGTGTGTATCCACCAGAACAAATTGTTCCAGGCGATATTTACTTACAAGAAATGGCGAAACGAGGCGTCATTATTGAGGAAAGTATCCGTAAGTCAGCACCCATCGTGAAAGGCTAA
- a CDS encoding acyl-CoA dehydrogenase family protein, translating to MNFEFSEEQTLLRKTVRGFVNEEILPYIKEWDATGGFDPAIWKRLAELGLMGVCVPEAYGGSGMDYNALAIVCEELERGDTAFRTAVSVHIGLNSMTLMQWGTEEQKQKYLVPQAKGEKIGAFGLTEPGAGSDVAGMSSSATREGDYYVLKGQKTWISLCDVADHFIVFAYTDKSKKHHGISAFIVERTMEGFSSKAIKGKYGIRAGNTGEIFFDDIKVPVENRLGEEGEGFKIAMAALDNGRFTVAAGAAGLIMACLEASVSYSLDRKTFGKAIADHQLVQQMIAKMEAGLQMSRLLVYKVGEMKNKGIRNTRETSMAKWQACDFANQAADDAVQVHGAYGYSDEYPVARYLRNSKAPVIYEGTREIHTIMQAEYALGRRKDKALNKMLPKWPFEVDQKI from the coding sequence ATGAACTTTGAATTCTCAGAAGAACAAACACTACTGCGTAAAACGGTGAGAGGCTTTGTGAATGAAGAAATCTTGCCGTATATCAAAGAATGGGATGCAACAGGTGGATTCGATCCAGCGATATGGAAACGACTAGCGGAATTAGGTTTAATGGGCGTATGTGTTCCAGAAGCGTATGGCGGAAGCGGAATGGATTATAATGCGTTAGCAATCGTTTGTGAGGAATTAGAACGAGGTGATACTGCATTTCGAACCGCGGTATCTGTTCATATCGGTTTAAACTCGATGACACTTATGCAATGGGGAACAGAAGAACAGAAACAAAAATATTTAGTCCCACAAGCAAAAGGGGAAAAAATTGGGGCATTCGGACTAACCGAACCTGGAGCTGGCTCGGATGTCGCGGGGATGTCGTCAAGCGCTACTCGTGAAGGTGATTATTATGTCTTAAAAGGGCAAAAAACATGGATTTCCTTATGTGATGTAGCGGATCACTTTATTGTCTTTGCGTACACAGATAAATCCAAAAAACACCATGGAATTTCCGCCTTTATCGTCGAACGAACGATGGAAGGATTTTCGTCGAAAGCGATTAAAGGCAAATACGGAATTCGGGCAGGAAATACGGGTGAAATTTTCTTTGATGATATTAAAGTCCCAGTAGAAAATCGATTAGGAGAAGAAGGAGAAGGATTTAAAATAGCGATGGCTGCACTCGACAATGGACGATTCACAGTTGCAGCGGGAGCAGCAGGTCTCATTATGGCTTGTCTAGAAGCAAGTGTTTCCTATAGTTTAGATCGGAAAACGTTTGGAAAAGCCATTGCAGATCATCAATTAGTGCAGCAAATGATTGCGAAAATGGAAGCTGGCCTTCAAATGAGCCGATTACTAGTCTATAAAGTCGGGGAAATGAAAAATAAAGGGATTCGGAACACACGCGAAACGTCGATGGCTAAATGGCAAGCATGCGATTTTGCGAATCAAGCCGCAGATGACGCGGTACAAGTACATGGTGCATACGGATATTCCGATGAGTACCCAGTAGCAAGATACTTAAGGAATTCTAAAGCACCTGTCATTTATGAAGGAACAAGAGAAATTCACACGATTATGCAAGCGGAGTATGCTCTTGGTCGACGTAAGGATAAAGCGTTAAACAAAATGTTGCCAAAATGGCCATTTGAAGTGGATCAAAAGATATGA
- a CDS encoding RAxF-45 family protein, with the protein MIKTLAAHVYILEFLSETRAFTFDFATNGTGLSIFSKLHVNFS; encoded by the coding sequence ATGATCAAGACGCTGGCTGCACATGTTTATATATTGGAATTTTTGTCCGAGACACGTGCATTTACATTCGATTTTGCGACCAACGGGACAGGTCTGTCCATTTTTAGCAAATTACATGTAAACTTCAGCTGA
- a CDS encoding short-chain fatty acid transporter, producing MKSITRFSNALMERYLPDPYIFVAILTLLVFLLGIGLTDSGPLDMVTYWGDGFWGLLAFTMQMVIVLVAGHVLASSPLFKRLLSGMANGAKSPGSAILLVTFVSLIACWINWGFGLVIGALFAKEIAKKVPTVDYRLLIASAYSGFVIWHGGLAGSIPLSIATKDHPYQDIMGIVPTTETIFSTYNLLIVIVLIITIPLLNRWMMPKKEDTFMIDPALLQDEPIIEKPETITPASRLEDSYILSMLIGLIGVIYLVWHFATRGFDLNINIVNFLFVILGIIFHGTPRNYLAAVANAVKTAGGIIIQFPFYAGIMGMMVTSGLAGVVSEAFVSISNEHTFPLFTFYAAGIVNFFVPSGGGQWAVQAPIMLDAANSLGVSYSKTAMAIAWGDAWTNMIQPFWALPALAIAGLRAKDIMGYCVFVLILSGIVISLGLYFF from the coding sequence ATGAAAAGTATTACTCGTTTTTCTAATGCTCTCATGGAGCGATATTTACCTGATCCATACATATTTGTTGCTATCTTAACGCTACTTGTTTTCCTTCTCGGTATTGGGTTAACAGACTCAGGTCCACTTGATATGGTGACATACTGGGGAGATGGATTCTGGGGGTTACTTGCATTCACGATGCAAATGGTTATTGTTCTAGTAGCAGGACATGTTTTGGCTAGTAGCCCACTATTTAAGCGATTGCTTTCTGGAATGGCCAATGGTGCAAAGTCACCTGGGTCAGCTATTTTACTTGTGACATTCGTTTCCCTAATCGCTTGTTGGATTAATTGGGGATTCGGACTTGTGATCGGTGCTTTATTTGCAAAGGAAATAGCAAAAAAAGTTCCGACAGTAGACTATCGATTATTGATCGCAAGTGCTTATTCGGGATTTGTAATTTGGCACGGGGGATTAGCTGGTTCCATTCCTCTTTCGATTGCGACAAAAGATCATCCATATCAAGATATAATGGGGATTGTTCCAACAACTGAAACTATCTTTTCGACGTATAACTTACTAATCGTCATCGTATTAATCATCACGATTCCATTATTGAATCGCTGGATGATGCCGAAAAAAGAAGACACGTTCATGATTGACCCTGCTTTGTTACAGGATGAGCCGATTATCGAGAAGCCAGAAACGATTACTCCTGCTTCACGATTAGAAGATAGTTATATTCTTTCGATGTTAATAGGACTCATTGGGGTCATCTATTTAGTGTGGCACTTCGCCACCCGTGGCTTTGACTTAAACATTAACATTGTCAATTTCTTGTTTGTCATTTTAGGTATCATTTTCCACGGGACACCGAGAAATTATTTGGCTGCGGTTGCAAATGCGGTCAAAACAGCTGGCGGAATTATCATCCAGTTCCCATTCTATGCAGGAATCATGGGAATGATGGTAACTTCTGGCCTTGCAGGTGTCGTGTCCGAAGCTTTCGTTAGCATTTCGAATGAACACACCTTCCCGCTCTTTACATTTTATGCAGCAGGAATTGTGAATTTCTTCGTACCTTCCGGTGGTGGTCAATGGGCAGTACAAGCACCTATTATGCTCGATGCTGCGAACTCTCTTGGTGTCAGCTATTCAAAAACAGCGATGGCTATCGCTTGGGGAGATGCGTGGACGAATATGATTCAGCCTTTCTGGGCACTTCCGGCATTAGCAATCGCTGGTCTTCGCGCAAAAGACATCATGGGTTATTGTGTATTTGTTTTGATATTAAGCGGAATCGTCATTAGTTTAGGACTTTATTTCTTCTAA
- a CDS encoding beta-propeller domain-containing protein, which translates to MRKQTKWIIVSAMIISLVLLFAMNIDRVNVNASTVALEENGWSAVFSKPLKKSAIKDGKVYVIDQRGEKISADIRLSMSGKQVVVSNLEPGSYALFVDHSAVSGGFLQSMTTSRIEFSVYQELPTVKSTSEIREYFVRIKKILKRNNSASGGIVYESGDSTSSNESASAEKGDYSTTNNQVDGVDEGDIVKTDGNVLYSLEENRVHISDITNPTAMKKLHTIKMDQYTYPSHLFLEGQTLIILANKSTWMNNEEEGAARKENPMIMPMRSATTAMIYDVSTPSNPNLVREFSTEGYLQGARLADNTFYFITSVTPNFWAMEDDTELRPMTTDSKLGSNPSPMETNDLSILPGSIEPSYTVITSFDLTKPVENVVETKGYLGGSQSLYMSKQNLYLTASIYEDTASTQGGPAIEIWNPSESDTEIFKFTLDGSAVKFMASARVDGMLLNQFSMDEYNDHFRVVTTEGFAWNEEKPSKNNLFILDGGLKQVGSIEGLADGERIYSARFMGDKAYMVTFKQTDPLFVFDVSNPVAPKVLGELKIPGFSNYIHPLDDTHLIGFGFETEMVDTDWSDEPMLMTGGMKISLFDVTDLENPKEQDTEIIGGPGTYSQLQHDHKALFQHQERGLYGFPVSLYEGEMGGNSTFKGEGALVYQIDVSSGITKKADLIRPLNNGQQYEDWQKSVQRMIYSKDTLYTVSMSEVKSYDLDTFQPISQLNLK; encoded by the coding sequence GTGAGAAAACAAACAAAATGGATTATTGTATCGGCAATGATTATCTCTCTCGTGTTGTTATTTGCCATGAATATTGATCGTGTGAATGTTAACGCGTCTACAGTTGCCTTAGAGGAAAATGGTTGGAGTGCGGTATTTTCAAAGCCATTAAAGAAATCAGCGATTAAAGATGGGAAAGTATATGTGATTGACCAGCGGGGAGAGAAGATTTCTGCTGACATTCGGTTGTCTATGTCAGGGAAACAAGTCGTGGTTTCCAATTTGGAACCGGGTAGTTATGCATTGTTTGTCGATCATTCCGCTGTAAGTGGAGGATTTCTTCAATCCATGACAACATCAAGAATCGAATTTTCCGTATATCAAGAATTGCCAACTGTAAAATCCACTTCCGAGATTCGCGAATATTTCGTGCGAATTAAAAAAATATTGAAACGAAACAATTCCGCATCCGGGGGAATTGTATATGAAAGTGGAGACAGTACGAGTTCTAATGAGTCTGCTAGTGCAGAAAAAGGAGATTACTCCACCACAAATAACCAAGTGGATGGGGTGGATGAAGGCGATATCGTAAAAACGGACGGGAACGTTTTATACAGTTTAGAAGAAAACAGGGTACACATTTCGGATATTACGAACCCAACTGCAATGAAGAAATTGCACACAATTAAAATGGATCAATACACCTATCCAAGTCATTTGTTTTTAGAAGGTCAAACATTAATCATTTTAGCGAATAAATCTACTTGGATGAATAATGAAGAGGAAGGTGCAGCTAGGAAAGAAAATCCAATGATCATGCCAATGAGAAGTGCGACAACAGCCATGATTTATGACGTGTCCACACCTAGTAATCCAAACCTAGTACGAGAGTTTTCGACAGAAGGTTATTTACAAGGTGCGAGATTAGCTGACAATACGTTCTATTTTATCACGAGTGTCACCCCGAACTTCTGGGCAATGGAAGATGATACAGAACTTCGTCCGATGACGACAGATTCCAAACTAGGATCAAATCCGTCTCCAATGGAAACGAACGATTTATCCATTTTACCAGGCTCCATTGAGCCGTCTTACACGGTCATTACTTCCTTTGATCTAACAAAGCCAGTTGAAAATGTGGTGGAGACAAAAGGATATTTAGGAGGTAGCCAATCCCTCTATATGTCGAAACAAAACTTGTATTTAACTGCCTCGATTTATGAGGATACAGCTTCCACACAAGGGGGTCCCGCGATAGAAATTTGGAATCCATCGGAAAGTGATACGGAAATCTTTAAGTTTACACTCGATGGATCTGCAGTGAAGTTCATGGCTTCAGCTCGAGTCGACGGCATGTTATTAAATCAGTTTTCCATGGATGAATATAACGACCACTTCCGAGTCGTGACAACAGAAGGCTTTGCTTGGAATGAAGAAAAACCTTCGAAAAACAATTTATTCATTTTAGATGGTGGGCTCAAACAAGTAGGTTCGATCGAGGGATTAGCGGATGGAGAAAGAATCTATTCAGCTAGATTTATGGGGGATAAAGCGTATATGGTGACATTTAAACAAACGGATCCACTTTTTGTGTTTGATGTCTCCAATCCCGTAGCACCGAAAGTGTTAGGAGAACTTAAAATTCCTGGATTTAGCAACTATATACATCCTTTAGACGACACCCATTTAATCGGATTTGGCTTTGAGACGGAAATGGTCGATACCGATTGGTCGGATGAACCGATGCTAATGACTGGAGGAATGAAAATCTCGTTATTTGACGTAACGGATCTTGAAAATCCAAAAGAGCAAGATACCGAAATAATTGGTGGACCAGGAACTTACAGTCAACTACAACATGACCACAAAGCATTGTTCCAACATCAAGAAAGAGGATTGTACGGATTCCCAGTATCACTATATGAAGGGGAGATGGGCGGAAACAGTACCTTCAAAGGAGAGGGTGCACTCGTTTATCAAATTGATGTGTCATCTGGCATCACCAAAAAAGCGGATTTAATTCGACCTCTGAATAATGGACAGCAATACGAGGATTGGCAAAAATCAGTGCAACGTATGATTTATAGCAAAGACACGTTATATACCGTCTCTATGAGTGAAGTGAAGAGCTATGATTTAGATACGTTTCAACCAATTAGTCAATTAAACTTGAAGTGA
- a CDS encoding threonine/serine exporter family protein, with protein sequence MELAVDSCLLAGRLMIESGAETYRVEDTMSRMAIAQGLIGTQSFVTPTGIMFSLGKDGSTRLMTIRERITDLEKIALVNQVSRKLANAELTIEESYEELQRIASAHLLFPIWMQFIAAAIASGSFLILFDGYWQDVPAGVLAGGIGFLVVTYIHDLTRVKFFAEFVAALSVGIVGFLAVILHLGIDLNTIIIGGVMPLVPGLLITNAVRDMMAGHFVSGVSKGAEAFLTAFAIGAGIAFILSFSGGLF encoded by the coding sequence ATGGAGTTGGCGGTAGATAGTTGTCTACTTGCTGGAAGGTTAATGATAGAGAGTGGTGCGGAAACGTACCGAGTAGAAGATACGATGTCTCGAATGGCGATTGCACAAGGACTAATTGGTACGCAAAGTTTTGTGACGCCTACTGGAATCATGTTCTCGCTCGGAAAAGATGGATCCACTCGCTTAATGACGATTCGGGAACGGATTACGGATTTAGAAAAAATAGCGCTCGTGAATCAAGTGTCTCGAAAGCTGGCTAATGCCGAATTGACGATTGAAGAATCATACGAGGAATTACAACGAATTGCATCCGCGCATTTACTTTTTCCGATTTGGATGCAGTTTATTGCCGCAGCAATAGCAAGCGGAAGTTTTTTAATTTTGTTCGATGGCTATTGGCAGGATGTTCCCGCAGGAGTTCTCGCCGGTGGAATCGGATTTTTAGTTGTGACGTATATTCATGACCTTACCCGCGTGAAATTTTTCGCTGAATTTGTGGCTGCTTTATCTGTTGGAATTGTCGGATTTTTAGCCGTCATTTTACATCTTGGAATTGATTTGAATACGATTATTATTGGAGGCGTCATGCCCTTAGTGCCAGGATTATTAATTACCAATGCCGTTCGAGATATGATGGCTGGTCATTTTGTTTCTGGCGTCTCGAAAGGGGCGGAGGCATTTTTGACTGCCTTTGCCATTGGGGCAGGAATTGCCTTTATCTTGTCATTTTCAGGGGGGCTATTCTGA
- a CDS encoding threonine/serine exporter family protein, with protein MVWLIQAVFSFIAAAAFGVIFNAPRKMIIHCGYVGMFGWLLYFLFESNWTDTAQASFVGAFVVALLAHILAKRFRVPMIVFSVSGIIPLVPGGSAYNAMRNVVENNFNEAIFFATRAFMTSGAIAMGLVFAEVMMQLVFRFLRRKRIQEIVE; from the coding sequence ATGGTTTGGTTAATTCAAGCGGTTTTTAGTTTTATCGCAGCTGCTGCGTTTGGGGTGATTTTCAATGCACCTCGCAAAATGATTATTCATTGTGGATATGTTGGCATGTTTGGATGGCTTCTATATTTTTTATTCGAATCAAATTGGACGGATACAGCGCAGGCATCTTTCGTGGGAGCATTTGTCGTTGCGCTTTTAGCACATATTTTGGCCAAAAGATTCCGTGTACCTATGATTGTTTTCAGTGTCTCGGGAATCATTCCCTTAGTTCCAGGGGGCAGTGCATATAACGCAATGCGAAATGTCGTGGAAAATAATTTTAATGAAGCAATCTTTTTTGCGACACGTGCGTTTATGACCTCTGGCGCAATTGCGATGGGTCTTGTGTTTGCGGAAGTAATGATGCAATTAGTTTTCCGGTTTCTTCGTCGCAAACGAATCCAAGAAATCGTGGAATAA
- a CDS encoding bifunctional diguanylate cyclase/phosphodiesterase, which translates to MNRLQEILDHGQEVFNHVPFPMMMTTREGIIKWWSREAEKIFGFRAAEVTDNFYPFIGESQSSLYKSTWDQVLHSVDPIRIEHLSLKKKDGESISVSLVLKALTFEHERYVFFLFDTGNFVHADEAFSTQELFSYKQGIDETFMLTHIDAEGFLIYANEQFLKKSKWTPKRVLGKSFWQMFPDKNGESVANSIWYELSKQKVYQGAVEKKTKDGETYWVDMTAIPVLSNSHEPLYYAILERDITDKQKLQTHLEQIAYIDPETGLMNRYRLESVVDQQIEEGKHFSLVYIDIDNYHALKSLHDVEADASLLNEFVKRVKRYFQDSVIARVGIDEFVVLTPLSDWFTQGFLPYLNQNPIYLQNKSIPISISGGIARFPEDQTTFQNLMKASHMTLLKVKREGGGNIVTLSKSDHIALSRKAKIEKRLIEALKHEDLHVVFQPQKNLSLGKIEVYETFVRWEDQQLGTISPEELIPIAEETGMIHDIGLFVLDQACKQAVKWQNEGKNYRVAVNTSIHEFKDKNMAKKINMVLETTNCPANLLQIEINESFALEAETEKSISSQMSLLEEQGVQFVLDDFGKGYGSFRYLQLLPIKQLKIDRSFISTIATNEKSLQLVKGMVQLGKSMEIEVVAEGVETSDQYDLLAEMKCDFVQGYLIGKPVEI; encoded by the coding sequence ATGAATCGTTTGCAAGAAATACTTGACCATGGTCAAGAAGTATTTAATCACGTTCCTTTTCCAATGATGATGACTACTCGCGAAGGTATTATAAAATGGTGGAGTCGTGAAGCGGAGAAAATCTTTGGTTTTCGTGCCGCAGAAGTGACAGACAATTTTTATCCATTCATAGGAGAGTCTCAATCGAGTTTATATAAGTCCACCTGGGATCAAGTCCTTCATAGCGTGGATCCTATTCGAATTGAGCATTTAAGCTTAAAGAAAAAAGATGGAGAATCTATTTCTGTCTCCCTTGTTTTGAAAGCTTTAACATTTGAACATGAACGGTATGTGTTCTTTCTATTTGACACGGGCAATTTTGTACATGCAGATGAGGCTTTTTCTACGCAAGAGTTATTTAGTTATAAGCAAGGAATAGATGAAACATTTATGCTGACGCACATTGATGCAGAAGGATTTCTCATTTATGCTAATGAGCAGTTTTTAAAGAAAAGCAAATGGACACCAAAACGCGTTCTTGGAAAGTCCTTTTGGCAAATGTTCCCGGACAAAAATGGAGAATCGGTTGCCAATTCCATTTGGTATGAATTGAGCAAACAGAAAGTGTACCAAGGTGCTGTTGAGAAGAAAACGAAAGATGGAGAAACTTACTGGGTGGATATGACAGCAATTCCTGTTCTGTCTAACTCACACGAGCCACTGTATTATGCAATCTTAGAACGAGATATTACGGATAAACAGAAGCTACAAACGCACCTCGAGCAAATTGCATATATTGACCCAGAAACAGGGTTAATGAATCGGTACCGCTTGGAATCTGTTGTTGATCAACAAATAGAAGAAGGAAAACATTTCTCACTCGTCTATATTGATATTGATAACTACCATGCACTCAAGTCTTTACACGATGTGGAAGCAGATGCTTCCTTATTAAATGAATTCGTGAAACGCGTGAAACGTTATTTCCAAGATAGTGTCATTGCCCGCGTTGGAATTGATGAATTTGTCGTACTTACGCCACTGAGTGATTGGTTTACACAAGGTTTTCTTCCGTATTTAAATCAAAATCCGATTTATTTACAAAACAAATCCATTCCGATTTCTATCAGCGGAGGAATTGCACGGTTCCCGGAAGATCAAACGACGTTTCAAAATTTGATGAAAGCTTCTCATATGACGCTTTTAAAAGTAAAACGAGAAGGTGGCGGCAACATCGTAACGTTGTCCAAATCCGATCATATTGCGTTAAGTCGAAAAGCGAAAATCGAAAAACGTTTAATCGAAGCGCTTAAACACGAAGACTTACATGTCGTATTCCAGCCACAGAAGAATCTCTCTTTAGGAAAAATAGAAGTGTATGAAACCTTTGTACGTTGGGAAGATCAGCAGTTAGGAACGATTTCTCCTGAGGAGTTAATCCCAATTGCCGAAGAAACCGGCATGATTCATGACATCGGCCTGTTTGTGTTAGATCAAGCATGTAAGCAAGCTGTTAAGTGGCAAAATGAAGGCAAAAATTATCGCGTTGCAGTCAACACCTCCATCCATGAATTTAAAGATAAAAACATGGCAAAGAAAATTAATATGGTGTTAGAGACGACGAATTGTCCTGCTAACTTATTACAAATTGAAATTAATGAATCGTTTGCGTTAGAAGCTGAGACGGAAAAGTCGATCAGTTCACAAATGAGTTTATTAGAAGAGCAAGGTGTTCAGTTTGTATTAGATGATTTCGGAAAAGGATATGGTTCTTTCCGTTATCTACAATTACTTCCTATTAAACAATTGAAAATTGACCGTTCGTTCATCTCCACCATTGCGACGAACGAAAAATCACTTCAATTAGTTAAAGGAATGGTCCAATTAGGGAAATCAATGGAAATCGAAGTCGTTGCTGAAGGTGTGGAAACAAGTGATCAATACGATTTGCTTGCGGAAATGAAATGCGACTTTGTTCAAGGATATTTAATCGGAAAACCTGTCGAAATTTAA